TTCTGTAACGGAATTCTAAGATGCATTATTTTGTTTATGATGGAAGTTTTGAAGGTATGCTGACGGCCATCTACGAGGCTTATTATCGATCTGAAAAACCTGAAAGAATTGTGAGGGAGGATACACTACAAGAGAATCTTTTTGTTTCTTTAATACCTATTGTTACTGATGAAGAAAAGGCAGGAAAGGTTTACAATGCTATTAAAGATAAGATATCTTCTAGGGCTTTAAGAAACGTATTTTATGCTTTTTTATCGGAGGAAGCGGAAACCGCTACAACGGTATATCAGTATTTAAGGTTAGGGTGGAGGATCGGTGCGAGAATAGATGATTGCCATGGGGATGACCGTGTTTTAAGTCTCCATAAGCTAAGCCAGAAGGTCAGCAAGGAAGCCCATCGAATGACAGGACTCTTAAGATTCCAAAAGTTAGAAACAGATATCTATTATGCTGAGATAGAACCGGATCATAACATCACCGCCCTATTAGCACCTCATTTTGCAAGAAGGATGGCGGATCAAAATTGGATCATCCATGATGTTAAGAGGGATTTAGCAGCTCTATACGACAAGGAAAAATGGGTGATGACGGAGGGAAAGCTACAGGGGGAGATCGTTTTAGATGAGGAAGAAATGCAGTATCAGGGTTTATGGAGGAAGTATTTTAAAGCTATAGCCATTAAAAACAGAAAAAATCCTAGACTGCAAAAAGCCTATATGCCAAAGCGTTACTGGAAACACTTAATAGAATTAAAAGAAAAATAAAATTCGGCTACAATTCAGGGAGAGTTTTTACTCCCCCTGAATTGTAGCCGAATTTATTTCAAGATAACATATATTATTTTGAGATAAAAAATTATTGTTTATCGATAAAAATATATTGAATTATGGGAAACAACATGCTATTATAGGATTGTGATGATATTATAGATATATGCACATGGATTTTCATATAGGAAGGACTGCATTTGTAGTACTGAGTTACATCTCTTAGTCAAGCGGTACACCGTAGAGGCTGGAGGTTAAAATGCAGCTATAAAAGTGTATATCTATAAACCAGCGTATAAGGAGGTTAAATCATGGAGTATTATGGAAAAAAATCTTTATCAAGTTTTCTTAAAATAGTATTAGATGTTTTGCTATTAATAGGAATCCTTTTATTTGTATCTATTTCTAAAAATACATTGTTTACAGGTGCATTTAAAGAAGCCACATCAATCATGACTTTCGTCTATGTCCTATTTCTCATTGGCAGTACATCATTGATTGCTATTGTCTACAATTTGAGGAAAATAACAAAGACACTTGTAACCCGAGATCCTTTTGTTTGGGAGAATGTGAAGAGTTTAAAGAATATATGGATAGGAAGCTTCATTATAGCTGTCTGTTACTTTATAAATTTCTTTATTAATCCTAATTACAAAGAGCTTCAGATTATCTACATAGATGCAAAGGGGATTCATACAGATTTTGAGTTTTTTATATTCTTTTTTGCGGGATTGTTTATTTTAGTATTGGAAAAAGTTTTTAAAATGGCGGTTCAATATAAGGAAGAAAACGACTTAACAATATAAGGGTGAATGCTATGGGTATAATTGTAAATTTAGATGTTATGATGGCAAAGAGAAAAATTTCATTGCAGGAACTAGCAGAGAGGGTTGGTATAACAAATGCAAATCTTTCAATATTGAAAAATAATAAGGCAAAGGCCATACGATTTAATACCTTAGAAGCGATATGTAGGGAATTAAATTGTCAGCCGGGAGACATATTGGAATATGTCTCCGATGAAGATTAATTTTGTTTAAAGGAGTAAGGGTGATGGCTAAAAAAGTTCAGGGAATTATTGTGAAAAATGATAAGATTCTAACAGTAGAGGGAATGAATCAAGCTGGTAGGATAGAACACTTTTTTATTTGGGGGGAGGTTAAAGATGGCGAGAGTGAAGCAGAGGCTATGCAAAGGGTTTTGGAGGAACAATTAGACCTAAAGCAGGAGATCACTTTTCAATTTGAAGAAGAAATAGATAAAAGGGTTAAAACATTTTTCGTTGATCTGCAGGGGGAAGAAGTAGACATAGAAAATTCTCTAGAAAAGGTAGATTGTTTTAGAAATTATTTTAAAGCGATGTCTTTAAAATGGATTCAGCTAAATGATATATGGTCTTTTAGAGAACTTGAAACAAACTATATAAAACTGCTACTAAAAGAAGCGATTAAAAAGGAATATCAAGCCCCATGGATAGAGGTGATTAAACAGACTTATTTTAATCATCCAAGGGAGAAAGCATATCTAAAAAAACTGCATGTAGAAAATAAAAGAAATAAGGTTGATGCTGAAGAAAGCATCCGTAATAAAGGAATGATTATGTTGATGGCACTGGGACTAGGTGTTCTATTTGATTATTTCTTTGTAGGTGTTCCTATAGGAATATCAGGATTTATTTTTAATATGATCATCCTTATTGCCTCAGTATATGGAATGCACCATCGTGTTCAGTTAAATAAAAAACTAGGGTTTATCTTTTTAGTACCCACGATTCTTTTATCCTTAAGCTTTAGTATATATAATAATTATGTGCTTAAAAGCATCAATGTAATATTTATTCCTTTTTTAATAGCAAGCTACTTAATAACCATAAGATATGAAAATATAAAAAAAATAGATATCTATTTTGTGGGAAGTGTTTTGAAGAGAGTTTTTGTTAAAGCATACAGTATTCTTCCAAGATTCTTCACTTTTAGTAAAGAGATAAAAAGAGATAGAAAAAAATTAAAGGAAAACCCGACTCAGAAAAATATCATAACAGGACTTTTGATTTCTATACCACTATTGGTGATTATTCTCTTATTATTAACATCTGCTGATATGATGTTTAAATACTATGTTGACAACATCGGCAGTCTGTTCAGGAAACTGAATACCATGCGTATATTAGGACACACTTTTGTGATAATTGCTAGCACACTATATCTATTTGGATTTTTATGGAGCTTTAAATATGATGAAATAGCCTATGAAGGCAAAAATGCAGATTTAATAAAGACTTCATGGGAGCCGGTAACTATAATAACAATCATATTTGTTATCAATATTGCTTATCTACTGTTTACAATCATACAATTTTCCTATTTATATGGAGGAGGATTACATGCTTTACCAGAGGGTTTTTCTTATGCTGAATATGCTAGAAAGGGATTTTTCGAGCTTGTTTTAGTTACGCTTATCAACTTTAGCATATTGTTATTAAGTATAAATCTAACAAAGAAGAGTCATAAAAAGGTAAACACAATAGCTAACTTGTCCTATAGTCTTTTAATTTTATTTACCGTAAATATGGTAGTCTCTGCAAACTACAAAATGTATTTATATGAAAGGGCCTTTGGTTTTACTAGGCTAAGAATATTTGTTCAGGCATTTATGCTTTTAATTGGTACTTTACTGATTATTCTATTGCTGGGAATATGGATCAATAAAATCCCTATCTTTCAATATGCAGTTATCGCTACATTGGTAGTCTATATAGGATTAAATTTTATTAACGTAGATGGACTTATAGCAAAGGGAAATATATTGAGATATCAGGAAACCGGAATAATAGATATGAATTATATGAAACAATTGTCCTATGATGCGATACCACAGATGACAAGACTTCTAGAGGCAAAAGACCCAAATATTAGAAACGCCATGAAAGAACATATACAATATCAAAAAGAAATACTAGATAAAGAGGATGATCGTTGGTATGGACTCAATTATTATAAAAGCAAGTTATTAAACAGTCATTTCTAATCAAATTTTAATCTTTTCCTAAGGATCCTCTAATCTTGATCTTCTATAATAAAGGTAGAAAAAGAATAATGGAGGGATAAAATATGAGTATTGATTTAGAAACCATTGATTTATTAAGAAAAAGGGCAAATGTTAGCTATGAGGAAGCAAAAAAAGCATTAGAGGAAAGTAATAATGATTTAGTGGAAGCTTTGATTTTTTTAGAGAGGGCAAACAAAACGAAACCTGAAAAAAACCACGAAGCGGAAACCATGCTTAAAGGTATCAGTAACTTTGCAAAAAATACGATAAAAAAAGGTAACAATACAAGACTGATTATTTGTAAGGAGGATAACAATATTTTAAACCTGTCTATGACAGTAACAGTAATTGCCAGCGTTATTGCTCCTGTCATTCCGCTGGCGGGTATACCTTTAGCATTTCTTACAAATCATAAAATAAGGATAAAGAAGAAAGATGGAGAAGATATGAAAGTCAATGTGGT
The sequence above is drawn from the Clostridium formicaceticum genome and encodes:
- a CDS encoding TIGR03915 family putative DNA repair protein, with the translated sequence MHYFVYDGSFEGMLTAIYEAYYRSEKPERIVREDTLQENLFVSLIPIVTDEEKAGKVYNAIKDKISSRALRNVFYAFLSEEAETATTVYQYLRLGWRIGARIDDCHGDDRVLSLHKLSQKVSKEAHRMTGLLRFQKLETDIYYAEIEPDHNITALLAPHFARRMADQNWIIHDVKRDLAALYDKEKWVMTEGKLQGEIVLDEEEMQYQGLWRKYFKAIAIKNRKNPRLQKAYMPKRYWKHLIELKEK
- a CDS encoding DUF2975 domain-containing protein; translated protein: MEYYGKKSLSSFLKIVLDVLLLIGILLFVSISKNTLFTGAFKEATSIMTFVYVLFLIGSTSLIAIVYNLRKITKTLVTRDPFVWENVKSLKNIWIGSFIIAVCYFINFFINPNYKELQIIYIDAKGIHTDFEFFIFFFAGLFILVLEKVFKMAVQYKEENDLTI
- a CDS encoding helix-turn-helix domain-containing protein; translation: MGIIVNLDVMMAKRKISLQELAERVGITNANLSILKNNKAKAIRFNTLEAICRELNCQPGDILEYVSDED
- a CDS encoding DUF4153 domain-containing protein, which encodes MAKKVQGIIVKNDKILTVEGMNQAGRIEHFFIWGEVKDGESEAEAMQRVLEEQLDLKQEITFQFEEEIDKRVKTFFVDLQGEEVDIENSLEKVDCFRNYFKAMSLKWIQLNDIWSFRELETNYIKLLLKEAIKKEYQAPWIEVIKQTYFNHPREKAYLKKLHVENKRNKVDAEESIRNKGMIMLMALGLGVLFDYFFVGVPIGISGFIFNMIILIASVYGMHHRVQLNKKLGFIFLVPTILLSLSFSIYNNYVLKSINVIFIPFLIASYLITIRYENIKKIDIYFVGSVLKRVFVKAYSILPRFFTFSKEIKRDRKKLKENPTQKNIITGLLISIPLLVIILLLLTSADMMFKYYVDNIGSLFRKLNTMRILGHTFVIIASTLYLFGFLWSFKYDEIAYEGKNADLIKTSWEPVTIITIIFVINIAYLLFTIIQFSYLYGGGLHALPEGFSYAEYARKGFFELVLVTLINFSILLLSINLTKKSHKKVNTIANLSYSLLILFTVNMVVSANYKMYLYERAFGFTRLRIFVQAFMLLIGTLLIILLLGIWINKIPIFQYAVIATLVVYIGLNFINVDGLIAKGNILRYQETGIIDMNYMKQLSYDAIPQMTRLLEAKDPNIRNAMKEHIQYQKEILDKEDDRWYGLNYYKSKLLNSHF
- a CDS encoding DUF4342 domain-containing protein, encoding MSIDLETIDLLRKRANVSYEEAKKALEESNNDLVEALIFLERANKTKPEKNHEAETMLKGISNFAKNTIKKGNNTRLIICKEDNNILNLSMTVTVIASVIAPVIPLAGIPLAFLTNHKIRIKKKDGEDMKVNVVLDKVSSTVNAMVNQTTKEAVEKEKI